A window from Intestinimonas massiliensis (ex Afouda et al. 2020) encodes these proteins:
- the proS gene encoding proline--tRNA ligase, with amino-acid sequence MAQDKKQVEQITDMEVDFAKWFTDVCKKAELIDYSSIKGMFIYRPYGYAIWENIQHILDAEFKKTGHENVYLPMLIPESLLQKEKDHVEGFAPECAWVTCGGADKLEERYCIRPTSETLFCEHYANIIHSWRDLPKLYNQWCSVLRWEKTSRPFLRHREFLWQEGHTMHATAEEAVAETEQMLNIYADFMENVLAMPVVKGRKTDKEKFSGAEATYTVECMMHDKKALQGGTSHYFGDGFARAFGITFTGKDNQPHFPHQTSWGVSTRMIGGIIMTHGDNNGLVLPPRVAPIQVVIIPVAQHKPGVLEANAAVMDRLVKAGFRVKMDASEQSPGWKFAEYEMKGVPLRLELGPKDLEKNQCVLVRRDSGEKVFVSLDGIEQTVAGTLDAIHDGLYAKARKNLEENTYPAYSLAEAKAIQEEKGGFIKTMWCGDLECELKMKEEAGMSSRCIPFEQEHLSDVCPICGKPAKHMIYWGVAY; translated from the coding sequence ATGGCACAGGACAAGAAGCAGGTGGAGCAGATCACCGACATGGAGGTGGACTTCGCCAAGTGGTTCACCGACGTGTGCAAAAAGGCCGAGCTCATCGACTATTCCAGCATCAAGGGCATGTTCATCTACCGGCCCTATGGCTACGCCATCTGGGAAAACATCCAGCACATCCTGGACGCGGAGTTCAAGAAGACCGGCCATGAGAACGTGTACCTGCCCATGCTCATCCCCGAGTCTCTGCTTCAGAAGGAGAAGGACCACGTGGAGGGCTTTGCCCCTGAGTGCGCCTGGGTGACCTGCGGCGGGGCCGACAAGCTGGAGGAGCGCTACTGCATCCGCCCCACCTCCGAGACCCTGTTCTGCGAGCATTACGCCAACATCATCCACTCCTGGCGGGACCTGCCCAAGCTCTACAACCAGTGGTGCTCCGTCCTGCGCTGGGAAAAGACCTCCCGCCCCTTCCTCCGCCACCGGGAGTTCCTGTGGCAGGAGGGCCACACCATGCACGCCACCGCCGAGGAGGCCGTGGCCGAGACCGAGCAGATGCTGAACATCTACGCCGACTTTATGGAAAACGTACTGGCCATGCCCGTGGTCAAGGGCCGCAAGACCGACAAGGAGAAGTTTTCCGGCGCCGAGGCCACCTACACCGTGGAGTGCATGATGCACGACAAGAAGGCTCTCCAGGGCGGCACCAGTCACTACTTCGGCGACGGCTTTGCCCGCGCCTTCGGCATCACCTTCACCGGCAAGGACAACCAGCCCCATTTCCCCCACCAGACCTCCTGGGGCGTATCCACCCGCATGATCGGCGGCATCATCATGACCCACGGCGACAACAACGGCCTGGTGCTGCCCCCCCGGGTAGCTCCCATCCAGGTGGTCATCATCCCCGTGGCCCAGCACAAGCCTGGCGTCCTCGAGGCCAACGCCGCCGTGATGGACCGGCTGGTAAAGGCGGGCTTCCGGGTAAAGATGGATGCTTCCGAGCAGTCCCCCGGCTGGAAGTTCGCCGAGTACGAGATGAAGGGCGTGCCCCTGCGCCTGGAGCTGGGCCCCAAGGACCTGGAGAAGAACCAGTGCGTGCTGGTCCGCCGGGACTCCGGCGAGAAGGTGTTCGTCTCCCTGGACGGCATTGAGCAGACCGTGGCCGGCACACTGGACGCCATCCACGACGGGCTGTACGCCAAGGCCAGGAAGAATCTGGAGGAAAACACCTATCCCGCCTACTCTCTGGCGGAGGCCAAGGCCATTCAGGAGGAGAAGGGCGGCTTCATCAAGACCATGTGGTGCGGCGATCTGGAATGCGAGCTGAAGATGAAGGAGGAGGCCGGCATGTCCTCCCGCTGCATCCCCTTTGAGCAGGAGCACCTGAGCGACGTATGCCCCATCTGCGGCAAGCCCGCCAAGCATATGATCTACTGGGGCGTGGCGTATTAA